A segment of the Lolium perenne isolate Kyuss_39 chromosome 3, Kyuss_2.0, whole genome shotgun sequence genome:
ttctgtgaaaagagccgatgaggtcggcttcgaggattgctttgacctcgtcatacttcttcttgagctcgtcggtcagatcctcgtacgtgactggagtgccgtccgccatctcagatgtagatggcgatgtggttgatgtcgaagcttgtcccaccgggcgtgccagaatgtgttgcggtcagaaacccaccggcgagcaacgacgggcaacacagtagagccgggaacaacttagggctgcggctggccctggtccctccgagcgacggcccgcaaagcctctggtacgcacgtccgatgctggtgcaagggcgtgccacctgacctatacctggtcaggaaggtgatggagatgcctcgcttagtttcctgcatggcatacacgtaaacattaaatacgagcctcgatcggctctcaggttatcctgtgaatcggctcaaggagccgatccacccatgattcgtacgaggtgcacgaatatatggtggtcctgcttgatcaagataaagctaaagcgatctacgacgatttagggttttcaccgcataatcggatcatcctactcacgattgggcctcgcggtcacgtacggtgatcgtaagccggtcctagacaaggcctaaaaaccaacacgaggttgatcctcggaacatcctgtctagggctagcaaacgacaccctacgcgtcgctggatcctccaaccctttgtaaggcctaactattgcagatattaaactaatccttgaagaacaaggagcaaccgtaacagatcggatctactaaataatgatcaagcggggtgccgcccctacacctaagataggtgtaagggcggctagatgtataagggttgcactacgacagcatatgatacgaagaacaatgctaaccctaacacatctaagataactacgttgctcgccatcaaaaaggcttcagtacgagcaacgcatgaacaacgaaataagcttatgctgcctagatcgcaagatgcgatctaggcagcatgatgcttaccggaaagaaaccctcgagacgaaggagttggcgatgcgccgagattgatttgtgttgaacgttggttcttgtttatttcataaaccctagatacatatttatagtccaggggactttctaatttaggtgtgcacctaaccgtgcacggataaaactctatcttttaatctaagatgcgatctactatattacagatacacgggcaatccagcccaaactcctcgtgcaaggccgcttcagagatcttccacatgtaatcttccaagcccatctcccttacggcccatctcctgatttggccaaaatctggtgataacaggcacagaagcaaaagagggtagaaaccctatgtgtgagtcatcatatggcaaACAGCCAATTGGTGCAAGTAAAGACAGAGAGAAACCAATAGGAAGTCTCCTGGGAACATTGATTATGCCAAAACAATGGCATAATCAAAGAtatccagcaaggaaatgatcctataTAGCTAGCCTGAATTACTTGGCACCTAtgaccactacaccatcagacagatagacatattatgtctatttttgtttgtcaacatcaacagctactggcaatccaacaaaggatcacccagaaagcatctagtgagccacagcaagccaacaagaggggagctacccaaaagcagtatatgattactgctagggtcacctcaaccactgaaacagcccaaaccatcaagccaagcacttgtatcatcacccagattgggttcaaagtggagctagggtccccaaccactattggcatccctctagctcaatcaagcTAATTACAagagtcatcactgcaagcagttcatctcatttatccaataaacaaGGACAAGCTATACAGTTAAATGAAGTTCACAAATCACCAGTAACTGGAACACTTACACATGATCCaattgatcactgcaagcaacagcaattgcttgagtcaaccacagcacacaccagcaTAAGGCATGGTGATACACAGTCACCAGGATAAGCCCAGACAGGCACAGGCAGAAAGTAAAGCAAGCAATAAAcaagcagctgatgatcacttgatcacaagAGCTTGCCAGAGCCTACCAAAGCATGCTAGAATCAATTATTAGCATCACTCAGTACTTGTATGAGTTAACAGCCACAGTTAAGCAAAGGGtggcttcacagataatcaattAATAaccttatgattgtatccagaagcacatcaaaggtttgatgaaccactggatcatgataAACAAATAAAGCACTTAGTACTTATCACTGAATCACACCAttaagccaacagcaatgctcagatgagcatgctcatgaatttgagcacaagaactagccacagaagctcaggcacttgcaaatttgcaagaattgcatactgcaattaagccatggaagcatatatgaatacacttgagtgtcaggcaagcatagaaacaagaacagaggcacagggaggaattctagcaagaaatgcaagctttAACAAGCACATAGCTTAGTAATTTTGCACAGAACCATGCACAACAAAGCTAACCACAATTAAGCAGGCCCTTAGGCAGAGTAGGGCAGCACAGCAGCACACGCAGCACATCAGCATAagcagcacagcagcacaagcagcacAGGTAACAGAGGAGGAAGGAGGAGGGGAGCACTTACAGGCGATGCGAGCGAAGAAGCACGGCCGTGGCGGCCacagcggcacacgccgggcgaacggcggtgccagccaggccaggccgcggcAGAGCCGCAGCTCCAGCACCACCTCGACGAAGCtcgcggcggcgccacagtaccAGGAGCACCGGCAGGCGACGACTCGCCGCGGAACTCCACGGCCTTGCGAGCAGGCGAGTTGGGGGCGAGAAGCGGGGACGGCAAGGACCAAATCGACGCGgtagatctggtgcgccgtcacgaGGCGGTTTAGATGcgccccatctcaccgccggcgatggccggaggcggccggaacatttcggcgaagacggcggcgaccacggcgtcgccagagctcgatagggttagggttcgtgGGCGCGTGGGGGAAGaaaggggtcggtgcgaccgaccgagcccaagtggctcgggttagggttagcccgtcgggccacctgacaggtggggcccaagggtctTTTAGACATTTCACAAATTAATAAAAATGATGAAACTTTGAAAACAATagtaaatgtttaatagctctaaaaaaatagttaaaaatatgaaaattgatcagcataaaattctctatctaaataaaatatcgaagagaatttttgaagacacttAAGAATAAGTCtcaattttgatgatttaaataatcatttaaatcacacctattattttcaataataaaaataagtccattaatgcatttggactttaaaaacaccttgacaacatttcaaagattgtatttaccctaaattaagtatctccaaattgttcttagtattaacctctcacatgaaataataacgacatcggaaggggggaacaaaccctaaaactggaatcatgcataattgcctctttaaccattgcccttatcggacaatgatgctatttttcagagacagaggacaagggtcagtccacaccatccaactgcaaaactttgcagtgttcaggcaagttcatcacttgctcatatcatttgagtatttctatcaaattacttgcaaagtactatggttatcactattgcataaaaaccaaaaccactactttcataattatgaatatgactatgtggtgggcaatggaaccatggattatgttgatatggtggaggttccattgcaagggtttatatccatctaggattaaacaacaaatgtcgccagtgattcttgtgccgtaagacccgtgttaaccataagatctggagtgggacggagtagtcaaaagtgtttccacctctcgttcatcaacggatgcgctttaccgtagacacttgtatctgtcagggcaagcggttggctggggaagccttaagtccccacggcatagtccgtagacacttgtcgctcgaagagcaagcggttggctggggaagccttaagtccccacggtattgcggtctatgatgggttgcagctaccggcgaaggagtttggttaacgagtcccaaactgttatcgtggtcggggtccacccgtgagtgggaataatgggaccggcgaggacccagggtcggggcatgcaacaaagggtgggtgttcgaggtagcggaggaacatgattggctagaccttataccggacctcacaccataggaagtgtgaacgggagagctgcccggttggcaccaaggttaagatctcttatgggtaaagcaacacacctctgcagagtgtaaagaatcgtgactgtcactcctcgttccggatatggaatcgcgaacgcggccggaaaggagctccatgaagttctagtaaaccggtgaaggctgacggacatagctctttgaaataaaagcaatctcttgaagaaatgtttatcaaaacctgcattggtattagactttctggtctaatatcgtagctagtgcattaaacacctcttatctataatgaacttgttgagtatgctcgtactcatcccattcttaaatcccttgcttagattgtctgaatcgtctggaggaggactacgacaaccctgaaggagccgagatcatcggctatgaagaaccagacctctcgggaggtattgaaggcgtagactacctcatagtctacggaaccggggaggcttccggaggagatcaagcctaaacatctcgagtagtagtagtagtagtcgagCAGCCCAAACTCTTAATACTAGCTGCttgagagaataaatgtataacttggtgaaacttctatattgtaagttaagttgggttcgcctcgaacccaagagtatccctcttaggaaccaagaggaactccgagacaatatgtgtaatatgcttgtaataataaatgaatgagttatggacctgctatgttctgttgtactactctgagggatgtaatatttgcggaatggtacttcgtgaatgttatatcaacgactggcatactacaacatgcagtggtatgcagggtcaccacatgataagaagtgaaaaaatggctaagtgcggctcacacttgggcaggggcaaggttatataggcaGATGAAGACTTTTGTCCCGGTTGGTAAGGCAAATCGGGACCAAAGGGTAGGCCTATGGTCCCGGCTTGtgatacaaaccgggaccaaaggggtccGAGGCCTGACACGGCCTGCTGCACCCTGTCGTtgtccctttagtcccggtttgtatcacAAACCGGACCAATTGCTTCAAAACCGGGACTGTTGCTCCCAGGGGCTTTGGACAAAAGGCCTCTTCTCTACTAGTGAAGCCCGTCGGGCCGTCGGGCCGTGGGGCGGGCCATAGTGTAAAATCATGTTTTCGGGCTACCCAGGCCCGGCCCAGCTGTCGGGCCAACAATTTCAGGCACAGGCCCGAGTTTTTCGGGCCGGGCCTCAGGCCGGGCTACTAAGTATGATGTCACTTAGGGGCTAACGGATTGATCAGATTTCTTCTTTAACAACCTTATACCATATTTTCTCTAAATTAGCAAATCGGATAATGCCTGATTGCAGATTCGAACACGGATATAGGAGACCACGAATTCAAAAAAATGGAGCTAATTTGGGATGAAAATAAAATTAGTCGGATATATTTAGGTTGGAAAACCATACAATCAAAAATATTTGTTAAAACAAGTGTGACAAATAACACGTAAAATAAAATtatgtactccctccatctcaCAGAGTTTAtagatttatcaaaatttagatgtatctagacactaaatagcatcaagatacatccaaattttgacaaattttaGAAAACCTTCATGTAACAGAGACTAATATGATAATATGAATAAATATAGCATAAACACATGAATAAAGTAGGTTTATATGGATTCAATAACGCAAACACAAGATAAGGATTACACTAACACATGCTTTAAAAGCTTAGTATCATTATAAGTTTGGACTTTATATTCGGTTGACCGACTATGTAAGTGAGTTATTGTTTAACGAACGAACTTACCAACCCACTATCTACTATATTAGCTTTGATATTTCGGATGAAAATTGGATTATCGAGATAAAATCCATCGGATAATCTCtaaaaaaaatcaaattcaaataTTCGGGTGCTATTTGACATACCATACCATATATCGAAATCAAGCATCCTTATCTATTAGATTTCCTGAAACCGGATTTGGATTCTCTAAAATGAATTCGGAAACGAGTACGGCGCGAAAATTATCCTATCTATTTACACCGATAGGGTCCCCCAACACCGCCCCCAATTTAGTTCGAGCCTTTTTTTTCATTCTAATAAATTAGCCATTTCTTATGATAGCTAAATTTGAAAGAAAATTATAGCAAATATATTACCACTACTTGAAAATTCATTTAATTCGGTAGACTACAATCTACCAAAATATTCTGAAATAGCATATGTCCCATAGAAACACACAATATGGCCTGATAATTTTGAGTAATCACTCATCTCTATCCTTGATCATCTTTTTGCTTCTTCTCGAATCAAGCCCTTCTCATTGGGTCCGGGTGCTAACGATCGACCGCCATGATACAAATCTCCCTTTGTGAGTAGCTTGAgctctatttcctttttcttgacCTCTACCTTGGCTCTTGACCGAGCATCAGAGTCATCAACTACGAGCTTCATATTTTTTGTACATCACAAGGTAGTTCTTGACAAGGGTTTAGACCCCAGGAGGGGCCCCGAACGTGATCATCTTGGAGTACAAGCCACACCAACATCACCGAACGACGGATTTTGTGGGACACACATGTAACCAACCTAGATTGGATCTAGGTTATTGACGTGGAGTCTCCACGATAATGCACGTGGTTCATGGACTTAGGTTTTAGGGAAAGAGGTGTGCTGGTTAGTTGGCTAGCTTACAAGCAAGAAGGGGGCGATATTAGCCTAGGTTCGACCCCTAATAATGAGGTAAAGACCTACTCATGCTTGTGTGTTCTTGATTATTGATGAATATGATTACAATGATGCCGTGATGGATATGGTTGTCTACGGTTTTTCTATGAGGTATCACCTTGTCTCCTCTTTTCCCGCCAGCCCCTCTtatagcctttatataggaggttgcGACGCAGGTATCGAGTCCAGCTCGTTTACAAGTTAAATGTGAACTCTAGGGTTATGTGTCTTCGGCATGTTCTTGTTCCGCACACTAGGAACATGGGCCTTGAACGCTTCACGGTTGCCAAATCATCCTGGGTTACATGATCCTTACCAGGTCATGAGGTGGGCCTCCAGTTACGTAACATGAGGTATGTTAATGATGGGAACCCGAAGGGTCCCACGTTAGTTATCTTTTACGGTGAGGGTTAGCATAGGCGTTGCCACTTGTAAATCCAGTTGGCACCTATAACCCTATTTCCCACAATGTATATGAGGGGAACGGGACCGCCAAATGGGTAACCACATCCTCTCACCATCATCTCTCACACATCCATCCACCCACCATTCACGAAATCTGGCTCTACCTTGCGATTGTGAGAGCATACGACGGATAGTCACACGATGTGACAAACAGAGTAATGTTTTTACTGGATATTGTATGCCCGGGTTAGAACGTGTATAAATATATGTCTCTGGGTGTTACCATCCCGATTTCGGAACGTGGCCCCTCCAAACACAAATATACCATCGTAGAATATCCTCAACACAACATATGCCCATAGTTTTTATTTATAAAACTGAACAAATTAGAAGATGTAAAGGTTTTCAGTACTACTCCAATGGAGTACAAAATTATGAAGCCTTGgttttggaacggagggagtaggtgGCACTCTAATGGTGTCTAACACGGTATCTAGCTTTCTTAGGGTAGAGACTAGAGAGTCTCATGTGAGCATGATGTATGTATCTTCTCGCGCCTTGGGTCCTTGACGCACGTTTTTAATCCTTGAGCTTTGGGCTCTTGTCAGCACTTCCAGTCAGCAGGTATTACCAAGCACCGATTGCTTCCATTACTAAATGTGTAAGTTCACATTCCATAGCAATAAAAGTATTGCAACTTGCAGGTATGATGTAGGCGTAAGCTTCTTGCATTTACTAAGCTCTTTTGGTATGCTTCCACTGAGCCCAGCACCTTTGCAAACAGCCGAGTTAGATTGCCCAGCTCACAGATGTTGGCAGTTCAGCATTGAAGTTGTTCTCTGATATATCAAGTTCCTTCAAACTTTTGAGACCACCAATTGACCAAGGGATGGTGCCTGTGAACTTGCATCCGGggagttgaagaacttttagcagCTTCAGGGGGCTTGAGGGAAGTGCTTTAAATCGATTCAATGTCATTCTTCTTTCTGGATCAACGATGAAATGGAATCAAAACAGGAGGGAGGTTGCTTTTTTGCTTTCGACTCTCCTCGTCTCGTGGTTACTGGTTTCCTTTTCTCAATGAGTCTAAACTCTACTTTTCATCTCGTAAgaaattttttttttgcgaacACGCAAAAGCTTTGCGTGTCATTGCATTAGAAGAAAAAGAAGCGGACTACAGCGGTTCTGGCATTCAAGAGGGAATGCGGGTACAAGGCGTGCTAGAATGGTAGGGCGACCATGAGCATGCCAAGAGAGTACAACGCCCGAAAAAAAGTGTAGAGCCCTATCTCCAAATGTTGCCCAGCCCTACTGCACCCGATAGCTTCCAAAGCTCCACTTCTTCGGAGATGCGCTTGCAGATACCTCGAGCAGTCTCCGCCGAGCGCTCGAAGACGCGGTTGTTCCTCTCCTTCCAGAGTGTCCATACCACGAGGAGGATAAGGGAGTCGAACCCTTTCCTCAGCTGCTGCGGGACGCGCCGCCTAGAGTCGGGCCACCACTCGATGAGCATGTCACCGGCCAAGGGCGTCAGGTGCGACAAGTTGCAGCGCTGGAGCGTGGCATGCCAGACCTCCCTAGCGAGGACGCAACCGAGGGCGAGATGATCCGCCGTCTCAGGGGCCTGCTCACAAAGAGGGCAGTTGGAGTGGGATTGCATACCATGCCGCAACATGCGATCCGCCGTCCAAATACGCCATTGCATTGCAAGCCAGATGTGGATCCGTAAGAATATTGCCAACCCCTCATCCTACGGAGGATTAATCGATTTGACACAGAGGTCACAAACGCTGAGACGTTTCTGGCATGAAAGAGTCACTGATACACCGTCGTCTTTCCATAGCCCACTCAAGTCCCTGACGCTGACGGGTGGCGAGATGCGATGCTTTCCGGTCGCAGTCGTACCAAGCCATGAACGGTGACGTCCGATCAAAAGAGTGGACCTATTGATTCCATGCCGCCCGCCACGCTGCCCGCGCCGCGCGGCGAGGAAATGTTCGCCGACTGCGACGGCGCCACGCGACCTAACTATTACGCGTGCTATAGACCTTGCGCAGGCCCATAGGTGCGACCGCGAGGCATGTTCAAATTTCCACAGCCGCTGTTACGACCAGCGACGGGGAATTAACACCGCAGATGAACTTTACTGGAGGTTCATTGGAGATAATTAGATAAACTCAAACGATGATTCAGATAGCAGCACGCAGCGACATGTATCAACGAACAAGAAAATGGTGATTTCTTGCGTTATTGCTAGGAGTACAAGCCATGTTGTATGGAGTAACATCGATCGGGTAACACGAACATTAAGTAAACAGGGCATCCAGCCCACAtcacacgcacgcacgcacacgaaCTGAAAATAGGCAAGCCACCGCTGCCGCTGCTCTTTCTTTCATATTTCCTGGCTCCCCCGTAGGATGGATCTTGTGGAGAGCGCGCACGTCCGGGGACGTCGGTAGCGGAGCGCGGACGAACCTCCAACCTCCCCTGTTACTGTCACTTATCAGCGGTTTATCACGCGAGGGAGTAGAATGGTGGAGCGGGCCTTTCAAGCCCGTGCGTGGGTGCGGCCGAGGTGGGCGGCGCGGAGGTCTGCggggtcgacggcggcggcgcggttggCTGGGCGGTAGTGGCCGGTGACGGGATCAGGGACCCACGACGCGTCGGTGGCGGCCTTCTCGGCCTCGCCAGCCGCCTTCCTGTCAGCGGCGCCGCGCCTCATCGCGCCGGAGGCGGCCGCCGCGGCGTAGCCCCTGGTGTTCGGGGCGAGCAGCTGGGCGAGCGCGCGGGCAGCAGCGGAGCCGGAGAGAGCGAGAGCCATCGGATCTTCTGTGTGTCGATCGGACGGCTGGTGGCGCTCTGGGCtctgtgctgctgctgctccggGTAGATGGGTGCGGTGGTGTAGGAGGATGAGAGAGTCGAGAGGGAGGAGCTGTATTTAAAGGGAGACGGTCAAACGGGAGAGGGAGAGAGCGGGGGTTTTGGATTTGCGTAGCTCTTGGGTGGCGGGAGGGCCGCGTGCCGACTGACGAGCGGCAGAAAGCACCACGAAATGGCGCCGCGGGTTCGTCACTTCCTCTTGCTGGCCTTGGACGTGGTCGGCTTGATATTTTTGTTTACTCGTCCTGCTGCCGGGGCAGCGTGCAACGCCCGGTTCTCTGGACACCTGGCTATGAGTAATGATTAGGAACGGTTCAGATGAGCCAGCCAAGTCGGGTTACTTTTTTGGTGGGACGGCTGGATGTAAAACGGATTGGCACGATGAGGTTAatactttagagcatctccagccgggcCTCCTCCAAAACAACCCCTAAGAGCATGGCTAATAGAATAGCTGGCTGCTGGCTCTAGACTTATGCCATGTCACCTAAAGCCTTTATAAAAGCCCACTTGTATAACAGGCTAGCTATTAGATTGGCTATAGTCTGGCATGTGTATGCAATTTACTAGGATCCAATGTAAACTACAACTTTGTGGCCATTTCAAACACCATAGATATATATGTCATTCATGCCAACAGGATGTGACGAGACAAACTGATTAATATTCAGACCACATTTAAACATTACATAACAAATAAGATCTTCGGCAAACGAGCCGTTAATTTCGATCTAGACAAACAATAAGCAACAAACGGGTGGAACATAGCACCATCACATTCTCGACACTTAAACATTATACATGAGTCTATCAGAAGTCATCAACCAAACATAGTACCAAATATGATCTTAGGCGAACAAGCCATTAGTTTTGATCTAGAGCACACACAGAAAGTCACAAAGTATAGTTGAAACTTTGTAGAAAGGAGCGACCGTCCATTTGCATCAATATACTTCAAGACTGTATGGAAAAAAGGAAACAAAAACAACGTAAATAAGCAGATATACATTACATTTTACTGAGCGACCGTCCATTTGCATCAATATACTTCAAGACTGTATGGGAAAAGGAAACAAAAACAACGTAAATAAGCAGCTATACATTACATTTTACTGAGCGACCGTCCATTTGCATCAATATACTTCAAGACTGTATGGGAAAAGGAAACAAAAACAACGTAAATAAGCAGCTATACATTACATTTTACTGAACAATACAGTA
Coding sequences within it:
- the LOC127342313 gene encoding late embryogenesis abundant protein Lea5-like, coding for MALALSGSAAARALAQLLAPNTRGYAAAAASGAMRRGAADRKAAGEAEKAATDASWVPDPVTGHYRPANRAAAVDPADLRAAHLGRTHARA
- the LOC139837989 gene encoding uncharacterized protein codes for the protein MLRHGMQSHSNCPLCEQAPETADHLALGCVLAREVWHATLQRCNLSHLTPLAGDMLIEWWPDSRRRVPQQLRKGFDSLILLVVWTLWKERNNRVFERSAETARGICKRISEEVELWKLSGAVGLGNIWR